CGGCGATCACTGAGGCGACCTGGAAGAAGCTGCCCGCGGTGAAGGCGGGGCAGGTCATCGCTCGGTCGCCGGAGCCGATCCTGTCGTACGACAAGTGTGTGCCGCTGCTCGAGAACCTTGCCGAGGCTCTCGAGAAGGCGAAGAAGGTCAGCTGAAGAGTCGGCTGGCGTCGCGGGTGAGCCGCGGGCCCGTCGTGGCTGGTCGCGCCCACGCGGCGGAGCCGCGAATCGATACAGCCCCGCGCCCCTCAAAACGCTGCCCTGCCCCCGCCCAAAGCCTGACGAAGTTTCAGGAGGCCACATGACCACGGCCGTCGTCGCTCCCTTCCGGTTCTTCTCGCTCCATGTCGTGCGGACCCGGCAGCTCTCGCCGTCTCTCGTCCGGGTTTCGTTCGGCGGGGAAGACCTCGAGCACTTCTTCTCCGACGGGCGGGACCAGTCGCTCTCGCTGTTCCTGCCGCATCCCGGACAGTCCGCGCCCGCCGTCCCCATCGAACTCGGGGACGGCTGGTGGCAGGGATGGCGTGAACTGCCGGACGACGTACGGGCCGTTATGCGGTCGTACACCCTGCGCGCCCTGCGCGCCCTGCACGGCGGTCCCGCCGAGATCGACATCGACTTCGTGCTGCACACCCCGGCCGGCCCCGCCTCCGCGTGGGCCGCCCGGGCCGTCGCCGGGGACCGGGTCGTCGTGCTGGGGCCGGCCGTCGCCGACAACCGGGCGATCCGGTTCCGGCCGCCGCAGGACACCGACCTGGTCGTGCTGTGGGGCGACGAGACCGCGCTTCCGGCGATCGCGTCGATCCTGGAGTCGCTGCCGGCCGGCCAGCGGGCACGGGTGTGGCTGGAGGTGCAGGACGCCAGGAACGTACTGGACTTGGCGACCGCGGCGGACGCCGAGATCACATGGGTCGTCGGGGAGAGTTCCGTCGACGCCCTCAGGGAGGCCGAACTGCCGCCCGCCGGGCATCCGTACGTGTGGATCGCGGGCGAGTCGGGGTGCGTGAAGGCGTTGCGCCGGCACTTCGTCCAGGAGCGCGGCGTCGACCGGCGCCGGGTCACCTTCGTCGGGTACTGGCGCCAAGGCATGAGCGAGGAACAGCTCCGCGAGGCGGAGTAGCAGCAACCACCGTGCCCCCGCAGGCAGTTGCGCGGGGGCACGGTGTGGCCGACACGACTGACGTGACCCACGTGACCCACGTGACCACAGTCACGGCAGAGGCAGGGTTCCCATCGCGTTACTTAGGTTAGGCTAACCTAAGTTGAACCCGAGGCCTCGTCCCTCGAACCGTCCCGCAGCGGACCCGTCCCCTTACCCCGGAGGACCCTCACCATGCGCTCGCACCTGCTCAATGACACGACCGCGGAGCAGTACCGCCGTTCCGTGACCGAAGGAGTAGAGCGGGTGGCCGCCAAACTCGCCGCCACCGACCGTCCGTTCACCGGCGTCACGGTCGACGCCCTCGCGCCCCGCATCGACGGGATCGACCTCGACCAGCCGCTGCACGACACCACGGCCGTCCTGGACGAGCTGGAGGAGGTCTACCTCCGCGACGCGGTCTACTTCCACCACCCCCGCTACCTCGCCCACCTCAACTGCCCGGTCGTCATCCCCGCCGTGCTGGGCGAGGCGGTCCTGTCCGCCGTCAACTCCTCCCTCGACACCTGGGACCAGTCGGCCGGCGGCACCCTCATCGAGCGCAAACTGATCGACTGGACGGCGGAGCGGATCGGCCTCGGGCCGGCCGCCGACGGCATCTTCACCTCCGGCGGCACGCAGTCCAACCTCCAGGCGCTGCTGCTCGCCCGCGAGGAGGCCAAGACCGACAGCCTGGCCGAACTGCGCATCTTCGCCTCCGACGTCAGCCACTTCAGCGTGAAGAAGTCCGCGAAACTCCTCGGGCTCGGCGCGGACTCGGTCGTGTCGGTCCCCGTCGACACCGACAAGCGGATGCAGACCGTCGCGCTCGCCCATGAGCTGGAGCGCTGCAAGAAGGCCGGGCTGACCCCGATGGCCGTCGTCGCGACCGCCGGCACCACCGACTTCGGCTCCATCGACCCGCTGCCCGAGATCGCCGAGCTGTGCGCCCAGTACGGCACCTGGATGCACGTCGACGCCGCCTACGGCTGCGGACTCCTCGCCTCCCTCAGGCACCGGGGCCGGATCGACGGCATCGAGCGCGCCGACTCCGTCACCGTCGACTACCACAAGTCCTTCTTCCAGCCGGTGAGTTCGTCCGCCCTGCTGGTCCGCGACGCGGCCACCCTGCGCCACGCGACCTACCACGCCGAGTACCTGAACCCGCGCCGCATGGTGCAGGAGCGCATCCCCAACCAGGTGGACAAGTCCCTGCAGACCACCCGCCGCTTCGACGCGCTCAAGCTGTGGATGACGCTGCGCACGATGGGCGCCGACGGCATCGGGCAGCTCTTCGACGAGGTCTGCGACCTGGCCGTCGAGGCCTGGAGACTGCTGGCCGCCGACCCCCGCTACGACGTCGTCGTGCAGCCCTCCCTCTCCACCCTGGTGTTCCGCTACATCCCCGCCGCCGTCACCGACCCGGCCGAGATCGACCGCGCCAACCTCTACGCCCGCAAAGCCCTGTTCGCCTCCGGGGACGCGGTGGTCGCGGGCACCAAGGTCGGCGCCCGCCACTACCTGAAGTTCACCCTGCTCAACCCCGAGACGACGACCGACGACATCACGGCCGTCCTCGACCTGATCGCCGGCCACGCCGAGCAGTACCTGGGAGAGTCCCTTGACCGCGCTTCCTGAGCCCGTTTCCCTGACGAGGACCTACGACTTCGTGGGCATCGGGCTCGGCCCGTTCAACCTCGGCCTGGCCTGCCTCACCGAGCCGATCGACGCGCTCGACGGCGTCTTCCTGGAGTCCAAGCCCGACTTCGAGTGGCACGCCGGCATGTTCCTCGAAGGCGCCCACCTCCAGACGCCGTTCATGTCGGACCTGGTCACCCTCGCCGACCCGACGTCCCCGTACTCCTTCCTCAACTACCTGAAGGAGAAAGGGCGGCTGTACTCGTTCTACATCCGCGAGAACTTCTACCCGCTGCGCGTCGAGTACGACGACTACTGCCGCTGGGCGGCCGGCAGACTGAGCAGCGTGCGCTTCAACACGACTGTCTCGGCGGTGACTTACGAGGACGAGCTGTACGTCGTACGGACGGCCGCCGGGGACGAGTTCCGCGCCCGGCACCTGGTCCTGGGCACCGGCACCCCGCCGTACGTCCCCGAGGCCTGCCAGGATCTGGGCGGCGACTTCATCCACAACTCCCGCTATGTGCAGCACAAGGCGGAGTTGCAGAAGAAGGAGTCGATCACCCTCGTCGGCTCCGGCCAGTCCGCCGCCGAGATCTACTACGACCTGCTCAGCGAGATCGACGTCCACGGCTACCGGCTGAACTGGGTCACCCGCTCCGCGCGCTTCTTCCCGCTCGAATACACCAAGCTCACGCTGGAGATGACCTCCCCGGAGTACATCGACTACTTCCGCGAGCTGCCGGAACAGACCCGCTACCGGCTCACGGCCGAGCAGAAGGGCCTGTTCAAGGGCATCGACGGCGACCTCGTCGACGAGATCTTCGACCTGCTCTACCAGAAGAACATCGGCGGCCCCGTCCCCACCCGCCTCCTCACCAACTCCGCGCTCACCAGCGCGCGTTACGCCGACGGCAGCTACACGCTCGGCTTCCGCCAGGAGGAGCA
The Streptomyces sp. NBC_01485 genome window above contains:
- a CDS encoding lysine N(6)-hydroxylase/L-ornithine N(5)-oxygenase family protein, which codes for MTALPEPVSLTRTYDFVGIGLGPFNLGLACLTEPIDALDGVFLESKPDFEWHAGMFLEGAHLQTPFMSDLVTLADPTSPYSFLNYLKEKGRLYSFYIRENFYPLRVEYDDYCRWAAGRLSSVRFNTTVSAVTYEDELYVVRTAAGDEFRARHLVLGTGTPPYVPEACQDLGGDFIHNSRYVQHKAELQKKESITLVGSGQSAAEIYYDLLSEIDVHGYRLNWVTRSARFFPLEYTKLTLEMTSPEYIDYFRELPEQTRYRLTAEQKGLFKGIDGDLVDEIFDLLYQKNIGGPVPTRLLTNSALTSARYADGSYTLGFRQEEQEKDYALESQGLILATGYRYAEPEFLAPVKDRLRYDSQGNFDVARNYAVDTTGRGVFLQNAAVHTHSITSPDLGMGAYRNSSIIRELLGSEYYPVEKTIAFQEFAV
- the desA gene encoding lysine decarboxylase DesA encodes the protein MRSHLLNDTTAEQYRRSVTEGVERVAAKLAATDRPFTGVTVDALAPRIDGIDLDQPLHDTTAVLDELEEVYLRDAVYFHHPRYLAHLNCPVVIPAVLGEAVLSAVNSSLDTWDQSAGGTLIERKLIDWTAERIGLGPAADGIFTSGGTQSNLQALLLAREEAKTDSLAELRIFASDVSHFSVKKSAKLLGLGADSVVSVPVDTDKRMQTVALAHELERCKKAGLTPMAVVATAGTTDFGSIDPLPEIAELCAQYGTWMHVDAAYGCGLLASLRHRGRIDGIERADSVTVDYHKSFFQPVSSSALLVRDAATLRHATYHAEYLNPRRMVQERIPNQVDKSLQTTRRFDALKLWMTLRTMGADGIGQLFDEVCDLAVEAWRLLAADPRYDVVVQPSLSTLVFRYIPAAVTDPAEIDRANLYARKALFASGDAVVAGTKVGARHYLKFTLLNPETTTDDITAVLDLIAGHAEQYLGESLDRAS
- a CDS encoding siderophore-interacting protein; this encodes MTTAVVAPFRFFSLHVVRTRQLSPSLVRVSFGGEDLEHFFSDGRDQSLSLFLPHPGQSAPAVPIELGDGWWQGWRELPDDVRAVMRSYTLRALRALHGGPAEIDIDFVLHTPAGPASAWAARAVAGDRVVVLGPAVADNRAIRFRPPQDTDLVVLWGDETALPAIASILESLPAGQRARVWLEVQDARNVLDLATAADAEITWVVGESSVDALREAELPPAGHPYVWIAGESGCVKALRRHFVQERGVDRRRVTFVGYWRQGMSEEQLREAE